The Corallococcus exiguus genome includes a region encoding these proteins:
- a CDS encoding FadR/GntR family transcriptional regulator, whose translation MERRGLVAYVEAQIERDIALGRLHPSGQFGSEAKLARRYEVCRGTIREALRRLAARGLVVQRPGRKTRAVPLDESLTLENLGLALHDASNPDARWLLEGYFSLKRQVLLELLADCCAKASDLDLDRLGSTCYQLQDAARWESGEVCAWAEFELLRHAARVAARPGHVLLVQSLQRAFLGGAAQLLPLMGGAALREWAFRAMAIMNERDVQALQHELPALLKARDERVLNAFAPAPQEPASPEAPCAQEDLLNTPLSATGQDDALETHPSVEDGAVDRLPPAAAQDETREALPTPSVEQDDVSEEQLRVEENSQGRRDGRPPIPPLPPDNP comes from the coding sequence ATGGAACGGCGAGGACTCGTGGCCTATGTGGAGGCGCAAATCGAGCGCGACATCGCGCTGGGGCGGCTGCACCCGAGCGGACAATTCGGCTCCGAAGCGAAGCTGGCGCGCCGCTATGAGGTGTGTCGGGGCACCATCCGTGAGGCGCTGCGGCGGCTGGCGGCGCGGGGCTTGGTGGTGCAGCGCCCCGGTCGCAAGACGCGCGCGGTGCCGCTGGATGAGTCGCTGACGCTGGAGAATCTGGGGCTGGCGCTGCATGACGCGAGCAACCCGGATGCCCGGTGGCTTCTGGAGGGCTACTTCAGCCTCAAGCGGCAGGTGCTGTTGGAGCTTCTGGCCGACTGCTGCGCGAAGGCCTCGGACCTTGACCTGGACCGGCTGGGGAGCACGTGCTACCAGCTCCAGGACGCGGCGCGCTGGGAGTCGGGGGAAGTCTGCGCGTGGGCGGAATTCGAGTTGCTGCGGCATGCGGCGCGGGTGGCGGCGCGTCCCGGGCACGTGCTCCTCGTTCAATCCCTGCAGCGGGCCTTCCTGGGAGGAGCCGCCCAACTGCTGCCGCTCATGGGCGGAGCGGCGCTGCGTGAGTGGGCCTTCCGCGCGATGGCGATTATGAACGAGCGCGACGTGCAGGCACTTCAGCATGAGTTGCCAGCGCTGCTGAAGGCGCGCGATGAGCGCGTGCTGAACGCATTCGCCCCTGCGCCCCAGGAACCTGCGTCCCCCGAGGCCCCATGCGCTCAGGAGGACCTGCTCAACACCCCACTGTCAGCGACCGGCCAGGACGATGCATTGGAGACACACCCCAGCGTCGAGGACGGTGCCGTCGATCGCCTTCCTCCAGCCGCCGCACAGGACGAGACGCGGGAGGCACTCCCCACTCCATCCGTTGAGCAGGACGATGTGAGCGAGGAACAACTCCGCGTGGAGGAGAACTCGCAAGGAAGACGTGATGGACGCCCGCCAATCCCTCCTTTGCCCCCGGATAACCCATAA
- a CDS encoding cyclic nucleotide-binding domain-containing protein, whose amino-acid sequence MAGDTAGSSRGGSLRGSTLQVVQSLAAQGEPERAAQLYEELGAAQRERLRKEAAQGSVKERHWLVDVLRRARDFTGAARLLDGSGDDVSVADLYAQGGQHVAAAEAYLRAGEVERAAAAFERGGALERALEVYRGLGARESMAHCLVRLGRPFEAADLYQELGQAHAEAEALGGVLAEDPRYVEAVLRTCKVLDAGGFTHRALAVLADALSSSDHLRADPVLVTEKARLLRRMGLDVEAEALLARLAAGATVPEASGYRFLKAIPIFGELPLEDMKDLYRLARPVTTTPGTVLLEKGAPGTGLLVLLEGTVDVYSGNEPNARHLNTLGPGSFLGEISLVQDGPVSANVRAKTAVRALRITRESFQHFLATHDAASLHIYRLFTQNLAARVRALSG is encoded by the coding sequence ATGGCAGGCGATACTGCGGGCAGCAGTCGGGGCGGTTCGTTGCGGGGCAGCACGCTCCAGGTGGTGCAGTCCCTGGCGGCGCAAGGCGAGCCGGAACGCGCGGCACAGCTCTACGAGGAGCTGGGCGCGGCGCAGCGCGAGCGGCTTCGCAAGGAGGCCGCGCAGGGATCGGTGAAGGAGCGCCACTGGCTGGTGGACGTGCTGCGCCGGGCGCGGGACTTCACGGGCGCGGCGCGGCTCCTGGACGGCAGCGGTGACGATGTGTCCGTGGCGGACCTGTACGCGCAGGGCGGTCAGCACGTGGCGGCCGCGGAGGCGTATCTGCGCGCGGGCGAGGTGGAGCGCGCCGCGGCGGCCTTCGAGCGGGGTGGGGCGCTGGAGCGCGCGCTGGAGGTCTACCGGGGCCTGGGCGCCCGCGAGTCCATGGCGCACTGCCTGGTCCGCCTGGGCCGCCCCTTCGAGGCCGCGGACCTCTACCAGGAGCTGGGACAGGCCCACGCGGAGGCCGAGGCCCTGGGGGGTGTGCTCGCGGAGGATCCTCGCTACGTCGAAGCCGTGCTGCGCACGTGCAAGGTGCTGGATGCCGGCGGCTTCACGCACCGGGCGCTCGCGGTGCTGGCGGACGCGTTGAGCAGCTCCGATCACCTGCGCGCGGATCCCGTGCTGGTGACGGAGAAGGCGCGGCTCCTGCGGCGCATGGGCCTGGACGTGGAGGCGGAGGCGCTCCTCGCGCGGCTGGCCGCGGGCGCGACCGTGCCGGAGGCCAGCGGCTACCGCTTCCTCAAGGCCATTCCCATCTTCGGCGAGCTGCCGTTGGAGGACATGAAGGACCTATACCGCCTGGCGCGGCCCGTGACGACCACGCCGGGCACGGTGCTGCTGGAGAAAGGCGCTCCCGGCACGGGCCTGCTCGTGCTGCTGGAGGGCACCGTGGACGTCTACTCCGGGAATGAGCCCAACGCGCGGCACCTCAACACGCTGGGGCCGGGCTCTTTCCTGGGGGAGATTTCACTCGTGCAGGACGGCCCCGTGTCCGCGAACGTGCGCGCGAAGACGGCCGTGCGCGCGCTGCGCATCACCCGCGAGAGCTTCCAGCACTTCCTGGCCACGCACGACGCGGCCTCGCTGCACATCTACCGGCTCTTCACGCAGAACCTCGCGGCGCGCGTGCGGGCGCTGAGCGGCTGA
- a CDS encoding DUF418 domain-containing protein, translating into MSDSSPSISSARPVDASERLPLLDVLRGFALWGVFVSNSFAWFSGRVLMPREQTQALAAPPFEAAVTALYHFFVNQKFVTLFAFLFGLGFSIQLTRAESRGASVVPVYSRRLLVLLGIGVVHLTALWAGDVLSTYALLGFALLLFRNRSDRTLLAWVGLSVVVVPLLVPALLHFGPILLHRAQAAADAAKATEAMEAQTREQLLLGLKSDSLWTTQAANAHFLQYMLPTLKRLLWMIFILGRFLLGLLAGRHLLLQDVERHRAWHRKMLGWGLVLGVLGNGAGVVVQHLRLAGLLDPSKAHWMFTLSAIQEMGYLGLAAAYVAAFALLFQTERWRRWLSILAPVGRMALSNYLIQTVVSLWLYDGWGLGLIGKLPPSHCVALTLLVFAIQIPLSHAWLSRFRFGPAEWLWRSLTYGQRQPMRLALKPSPAGVPGVR; encoded by the coding sequence ATGTCCGACTCCTCCCCTTCCATTTCCAGCGCCCGTCCGGTGGATGCCTCCGAGCGGCTGCCGCTCCTGGACGTGCTGCGCGGCTTCGCGTTGTGGGGCGTCTTCGTGTCGAACAGCTTCGCCTGGTTCAGCGGCCGGGTCCTGATGCCGCGAGAGCAGACCCAGGCACTGGCGGCACCACCCTTCGAAGCGGCCGTCACGGCGCTCTACCACTTCTTCGTGAACCAGAAGTTCGTCACGCTGTTCGCCTTCCTCTTCGGGCTCGGGTTCTCCATCCAGCTGACACGGGCCGAGTCACGCGGAGCCTCCGTCGTCCCGGTGTACTCACGGCGGCTGTTGGTGCTGCTGGGCATCGGGGTGGTGCATCTCACGGCGCTCTGGGCGGGAGACGTGCTGTCCACCTACGCCCTGCTGGGCTTCGCGTTGCTCCTCTTCCGGAACCGTTCGGACCGGACGCTGCTGGCGTGGGTGGGCCTGTCGGTGGTGGTGGTGCCGTTACTGGTGCCGGCGCTCCTGCACTTCGGTCCCATCCTGCTGCACAGAGCTCAGGCGGCGGCCGACGCCGCGAAGGCCACGGAAGCCATGGAGGCCCAGACGCGGGAGCAACTGCTGCTCGGACTCAAGAGCGACTCGCTCTGGACGACGCAGGCAGCGAACGCGCACTTCCTCCAGTACATGCTGCCCACGCTGAAGCGGCTGCTGTGGATGATCTTCATCCTGGGCCGGTTCCTGCTGGGGCTGCTCGCGGGCCGACACCTGTTGCTCCAGGACGTGGAGCGCCACCGCGCCTGGCACCGGAAGATGCTGGGCTGGGGGCTGGTGCTGGGCGTGCTGGGAAATGGCGCGGGAGTGGTGGTCCAGCACCTGCGGCTCGCGGGGTTGTTGGACCCGTCGAAAGCCCACTGGATGTTCACCCTGTCCGCGATCCAGGAGATGGGCTACCTGGGCCTCGCCGCGGCCTACGTGGCCGCCTTCGCCCTGCTCTTCCAGACGGAGCGCTGGCGCAGATGGCTGAGCATCCTGGCCCCGGTGGGGCGCATGGCGCTCAGCAACTATCTGATTCAGACGGTCGTGAGCCTCTGGCTGTATGACGGCTGGGGGTTGGGGCTCATCGGGAAGCTGCCGCCGTCACATTGCGTGGCGCTGACCCTGCTGGTGTTCGCGATCCAGATTCCACTCAGCCACGCCTGGCTGTCGCGCTTCCGCTTCGGTCCGGCCGAGTGGCTGTGGCGCTCGCTCACCTACGGCCAGCGCCAGCCCATGCGGCTCGCGCTCAAACCGTCGCCGGCCGGCGTCCCCGGCGTCCGATGA
- a CDS encoding fatty acid desaturase family protein, translating into MRADDAPPIPAALNAVLLVTAMGAGTLCLWTASHAEALWVRLVAAGVFSYVNNTVFSLLHEATHGVLHPSRRFNDMLGRLAATFFPTSFTLQRAFHLTHHRHNRSAREQFDYLHPGDHRFLKYAQWYVILTGIYWLFVPLGALVFALAPGLLQRLRGPGTRYGEQTGADAYLGRLEDAPGTAIRAEVLGMVAVQSGLAYALDLTLVGWALCYAAFAVNWSSLQYADHAWSPLDVREGAWDLKVAAPVRWVFLNYHYHRAHHRYPQVPWLYLGRYVDESVPRPSFLGIWLSMWRGPRPFPEQSK; encoded by the coding sequence ATGCGCGCCGATGACGCTCCGCCGATCCCCGCCGCGCTCAACGCGGTGCTGCTCGTCACGGCGATGGGCGCGGGGACGCTGTGCCTGTGGACAGCGTCGCACGCGGAGGCCCTCTGGGTGCGGCTGGTGGCGGCCGGGGTGTTCTCCTACGTGAACAACACGGTGTTCTCGCTGTTGCATGAAGCGACGCACGGAGTGCTGCATCCCTCGCGGCGGTTCAACGACATGCTGGGCCGGCTGGCGGCGACGTTCTTCCCCACGTCGTTCACGTTGCAGCGCGCGTTCCACCTCACGCATCACCGGCACAACCGCTCCGCGCGCGAGCAGTTCGACTACCTGCACCCGGGCGACCACCGCTTCCTCAAGTATGCGCAGTGGTACGTCATCCTGACCGGCATCTACTGGCTGTTCGTACCGCTGGGAGCGCTGGTGTTCGCGCTCGCGCCAGGCCTGCTGCAAAGGCTGCGAGGGCCGGGGACGCGCTACGGGGAACAGACGGGCGCGGACGCGTACCTGGGGCGGCTGGAGGATGCACCGGGGACAGCCATCCGAGCGGAGGTGTTGGGGATGGTGGCAGTGCAGTCAGGTCTGGCGTATGCGCTGGACCTGACGCTCGTGGGGTGGGCTCTTTGCTACGCGGCGTTCGCGGTGAACTGGAGCTCGCTCCAGTACGCGGACCACGCGTGGTCGCCGCTGGACGTGCGTGAAGGCGCATGGGACCTGAAGGTCGCGGCGCCAGTGCGTTGGGTGTTCCTCAACTACCACTACCACCGAGCGCACCACCGGTACCCGCAGGTGCCCTGGCTCTACCTGGGCCGCTACGTGGACGAGAGCGTGCCCCGGCCATCCTTCCTGGGCATCTGGCTGTCCATGTGGCGCGGGCCCCGGCCGTTCCCGGAGCAGTCGAAATGA
- a CDS encoding SgcJ/EcaC family oxidoreductase: protein MVRTRLVGLLALLFVAVPVVSGAQDAVAPAAVASGDEATHQALRGIKQDMEDALNKQDLDRLLSHLHPDVVFSTMNNDVRVGKDAIRAYYAEMLGGPNSVVKKVTAKFDVDALTRLYGNSGVAYGSSLDHYILNDGTDLVVNGRWTCTLVKEGDQWLIAAFHYSTNVFDNPLLTKVKNAAMGFGALVAVAALGAGFFIGRRGRRPATV, encoded by the coding sequence ATGGTGCGCACCCGGCTCGTAGGTCTCCTGGCGTTGCTGTTCGTCGCGGTCCCCGTTGTGTCGGGGGCTCAGGATGCCGTGGCTCCGGCGGCGGTGGCTTCTGGCGATGAAGCGACGCATCAGGCACTGCGCGGCATCAAGCAGGACATGGAGGACGCGCTCAACAAGCAGGACCTGGACCGGTTGCTGTCGCACCTGCACCCGGACGTCGTGTTCTCCACCATGAACAACGATGTTCGCGTGGGGAAGGACGCCATCCGCGCGTACTACGCGGAGATGCTGGGCGGCCCGAACAGCGTCGTGAAGAAGGTCACCGCGAAGTTCGACGTGGATGCGCTCACTCGCCTTTATGGCAACTCGGGCGTCGCGTATGGCTCCTCGCTGGACCACTACATCCTGAACGACGGCACGGACCTCGTCGTCAATGGACGGTGGACCTGCACCCTGGTGAAGGAGGGCGATCAGTGGCTCATCGCCGCGTTCCACTACTCCACCAACGTGTTCGACAACCCCCTGCTCACGAAGGTGAAGAACGCCGCCATGGGCTTCGGTGCACTGGTCGCGGTCGCCGCGCTTGGGGCGGGTTTCTTCATCGGACGCCGGGGACGCCGGCCGGCGACGGTTTGA
- a CDS encoding Rieske 2Fe-2S domain-containing protein: MVVPVLAGVAPDHLPGPSRPRSWYLVAPSAALRPGHAMGVQVGGQEVVVFRSQQGRVHALSAHCPHLGAHLKHGTVQGELLRCPLHHWSFDGLGHCRAVPGRSDVSALPGPRAWPVEERFGGVLVFNGPEALFPPPDLGGGEHVWNVGPPVTVGCPWLPLAANSFDLDHLRTVHHRELWDTPTWETPDRYTLRLRYTSRVIGTGTSDRLMKALSGNRIRVELTLHGGTLISVKSDLGRARGLLLASLTPVAEGTSVRLAVAARRGRIPGAAAMVLGVSRWLYTSFLRRDLSVLDGMRFNVATATADPVMRQLLDFAVGLPEDGDDARR, translated from the coding sequence ATGGTTGTTCCCGTCCTGGCCGGGGTGGCTCCGGACCATCTCCCCGGGCCCTCGCGCCCGCGCTCCTGGTACCTGGTGGCTCCATCCGCGGCCCTGCGGCCCGGCCACGCGATGGGCGTTCAGGTAGGTGGCCAGGAGGTGGTGGTGTTCCGGAGCCAGCAGGGCCGGGTCCACGCCCTGTCCGCGCACTGTCCCCACCTGGGAGCGCACCTGAAGCACGGCACCGTCCAGGGCGAGCTGCTGCGCTGTCCGCTGCATCATTGGAGCTTCGACGGACTGGGCCACTGCCGAGCCGTACCCGGCCGAAGCGACGTGTCCGCCCTGCCGGGGCCCCGGGCATGGCCGGTGGAGGAGCGCTTCGGCGGAGTGCTCGTGTTCAACGGACCCGAGGCGCTGTTTCCCCCACCCGACCTGGGAGGTGGGGAGCACGTCTGGAATGTAGGACCTCCGGTGACGGTGGGCTGTCCGTGGCTGCCGCTCGCGGCGAACTCGTTCGACCTGGACCACCTGCGTACGGTGCACCACCGGGAGCTGTGGGACACGCCGACCTGGGAGACGCCGGACCGGTACACCCTGCGGCTGCGCTACACGTCGCGCGTCATCGGCACGGGCACGAGTGACCGGCTGATGAAGGCGCTGTCGGGCAACCGCATCCGGGTGGAGCTCACGCTGCACGGCGGGACGTTGATTTCAGTGAAGAGCGACCTGGGCCGGGCGAGGGGGCTGCTGCTCGCGAGCCTGACGCCGGTGGCGGAGGGGACGTCGGTGCGGCTCGCGGTCGCGGCGAGGCGGGGGCGGATCCCGGGCGCGGCGGCGATGGTGCTCGGGGTGTCTCGGTGGCTCTACACGTCGTTCTTGCGGCGCGACTTGTCCGTGTTGGACGGCATGCGCTTCAACGTCGCGACGGCGACGGCGGACCCGGTGATGCGCCAGCTGCTCGACTTCGCCGTGGGCCTGCCCGAGGACGGGGACGATGCGCGCCGATGA
- a CDS encoding type I restriction enzyme HsdR N-terminal domain-containing protein — translation MDANQLLELVKRYQDSKSFISNEETAKLALVVPFIRLLGYDPGFPREVRLEYAADFVQGDGKKLPDRMDFAIFDQTGQKPLIVIETKPLGTDLKSRAQQLARYLSQLPELHFGIITDGCHYLFFGDLENPNVMDPEPFFTFSLEDTKSDWAKVAKFLSKFSREAFNATTLITDAENSRYRQGMIDKLSAALKSPGEHEGFLKWLTEDIYKGKRTTAVMERLAEVAKEAIEPTLLRVMGDDFLDKLKERIQRLNEGTEAPAAKDGPNVVKADSAKPFESEPRASGDDKTRAAVETTEEELAFFGVVRDICTKNGHAAEDVLYRDTSNYFNVSFKKPTKWFVRFFGNGKRKCIATWVPVEEAKTLAAGFEVEASPAAFGISRVYIQTIPEVWALKTLVARSLELSLTVKEEAPAEPTLKVVASQ, via the coding sequence GTGGACGCGAATCAATTGCTGGAGCTGGTCAAGCGCTATCAGGACTCCAAGTCCTTCATCTCCAACGAAGAGACCGCCAAGCTGGCGCTGGTGGTCCCCTTCATCCGGCTGCTTGGCTATGACCCCGGCTTTCCTCGGGAGGTTCGCCTCGAATACGCGGCGGACTTCGTCCAGGGCGACGGCAAGAAGCTGCCGGACCGCATGGACTTCGCCATCTTCGACCAGACGGGACAGAAGCCCCTCATCGTCATTGAAACCAAGCCCCTGGGCACGGACCTCAAGTCGCGCGCCCAGCAACTGGCCCGCTACCTCTCCCAGCTCCCGGAGCTCCACTTCGGCATCATCACGGATGGGTGCCACTACCTGTTCTTCGGAGACCTGGAGAACCCCAACGTCATGGACCCGGAGCCCTTCTTCACGTTCTCCCTGGAGGACACGAAGTCGGACTGGGCCAAGGTCGCGAAGTTCCTGTCCAAGTTCAGCCGCGAAGCCTTCAACGCCACGACGCTCATCACCGACGCGGAGAACAGCCGCTACCGCCAGGGGATGATCGACAAGCTGTCCGCCGCCCTCAAATCACCCGGCGAACACGAGGGCTTCCTCAAGTGGCTCACCGAGGACATCTACAAGGGGAAGCGGACAACCGCCGTGATGGAACGCCTCGCGGAGGTCGCGAAGGAGGCCATCGAGCCCACCCTCCTCCGCGTCATGGGCGACGACTTCCTCGACAAACTCAAGGAGCGCATCCAGCGCTTGAACGAAGGCACCGAGGCACCCGCCGCCAAGGACGGGCCCAACGTAGTGAAGGCGGACAGCGCGAAGCCGTTTGAGTCGGAACCCCGGGCCTCGGGTGACGACAAGACACGCGCCGCCGTGGAGACCACCGAGGAGGAGCTGGCCTTCTTCGGCGTCGTCCGGGACATCTGCACCAAGAACGGCCACGCGGCGGAGGACGTCCTCTACCGGGACACCTCGAACTACTTCAACGTGTCCTTCAAGAAGCCCACGAAGTGGTTCGTGCGGTTCTTCGGCAATGGCAAACGCAAGTGCATCGCCACCTGGGTCCCCGTCGAGGAGGCGAAAACACTCGCCGCGGGGTTCGAGGTCGAGGCGTCCCCCGCGGCGTTCGGTATCAGCCGGGTCTACATCCAGACGATTCCAGAGGTGTGGGCGCTCAAGACCCTGGTCGCCCGGAGCCTGGAGCTGTCCCTCACCGTCAAGGAGGAGGCGCCCGCGGAGCCCACTCTCAAGGTGGTCGCCAGCCAGTAG
- a CDS encoding phosphatase PAP2 family protein: MSASAEKEAHTEGPLFGWPARDELKRTGAMTCGFALFFLAMYGGASWVTGFYSGGLRVDLPVEQHIPFMPGWAAVYVSMDVLLLLSLFIFRTWRQMLPFAMALCAETVLGALCFLVLPVEVAWPPRAVTGVWASIFQAADTMNLERNYLPSLHVAFACTAALAYRERSGPVASTIFALWALAIAASTLLIHEHHLVDVLAGALLAWGTWRVVAPRVRQEAFLEAVRVEALCAREMYRFARRHPRYGLIALALYQQSLGRWRKARRARAGFCFLQLVDDVLDGDRPVGGEPLDAIDALLRTLETGAPGPATEFHDTAVSLGRVLLTELTEPAAREQVFELVRTMRRDRERVRDGHWWDAATLQTQLGNTFRLSVSLLLHVAAAQVRADDAPSLLAALGWCSVMRDLKEDLVQGLFNVPADVATEVRAQGHDPQDFESLLRAKAGRAWVRDEYQRARALLDRSAKELAQLEGRQGVALLRLFHRSVEGFWARKLPRRMPFLRQAPVLEIS; this comes from the coding sequence ATGAGCGCGTCCGCTGAGAAGGAAGCGCACACGGAGGGTCCACTCTTCGGCTGGCCAGCGCGGGATGAACTGAAGCGCACGGGCGCGATGACGTGCGGTTTCGCGCTGTTCTTCCTCGCGATGTACGGCGGCGCGAGCTGGGTGACAGGCTTCTATTCCGGCGGTCTGCGCGTGGACCTGCCCGTCGAGCAGCACATCCCGTTCATGCCTGGCTGGGCCGCCGTCTACGTCAGCATGGACGTGCTGTTGCTCCTGTCCCTGTTCATCTTCCGGACGTGGAGACAGATGCTCCCCTTCGCGATGGCGTTGTGCGCGGAGACGGTGCTGGGAGCACTCTGCTTCCTCGTCCTGCCGGTGGAGGTCGCGTGGCCGCCGCGCGCCGTCACCGGAGTCTGGGCATCCATCTTCCAGGCCGCGGACACGATGAACCTGGAGCGCAACTACCTGCCGTCGCTCCACGTCGCCTTCGCCTGCACGGCGGCCCTGGCCTATCGCGAGCGTTCAGGACCGGTGGCGAGCACCATCTTCGCGCTGTGGGCCCTGGCCATCGCGGCGTCCACGCTGCTCATCCACGAGCACCATCTGGTGGACGTGCTCGCGGGAGCATTGCTCGCCTGGGGCACGTGGCGTGTCGTGGCGCCCCGGGTCCGGCAGGAAGCATTCCTCGAAGCCGTGCGGGTGGAAGCCCTCTGCGCGAGGGAGATGTACCGCTTCGCGCGCAGGCATCCGCGTTACGGGCTCATCGCGCTCGCGCTGTATCAGCAGTCGCTGGGACGCTGGCGCAAGGCGCGACGCGCACGGGCGGGGTTCTGCTTCCTCCAACTGGTGGATGACGTGCTGGATGGAGACCGTCCCGTCGGAGGCGAACCGCTGGACGCCATCGACGCGCTCCTGCGCACGCTGGAGACCGGAGCGCCAGGCCCCGCCACGGAGTTCCACGACACCGCGGTGTCACTGGGCCGGGTACTGCTCACGGAGCTGACCGAACCGGCGGCCCGCGAGCAGGTGTTCGAACTGGTCCGCACCATGCGCCGGGACCGGGAGCGAGTGCGCGATGGGCACTGGTGGGACGCGGCGACGCTCCAGACCCAACTCGGAAACACCTTCCGGCTGTCCGTGAGCCTGCTGCTGCACGTCGCGGCCGCGCAGGTACGAGCAGATGACGCCCCTTCCCTGCTCGCGGCGTTGGGATGGTGCTCGGTGATGCGCGACCTGAAAGAGGACCTGGTTCAGGGACTCTTCAACGTGCCCGCGGACGTCGCCACGGAGGTGCGCGCCCAGGGACATGATCCCCAGGACTTCGAATCACTGCTCAGGGCGAAAGCCGGACGGGCCTGGGTGCGCGATGAGTACCAGCGAGCCCGCGCGCTGCTCGACCGCTCCGCGAAGGAACTGGCCCAGCTGGAAGGCAGGCAAGGCGTAGCACTGCTGCGCCTCTTCCACAGGTCGGTGGAAGGCTTCTGGGCCCGGAAGCTGCCGCGTCGCATGCCCTTCCTGCGCCAGGCGCCGGTGCTCGAAATCTCCTGA